The following nucleotide sequence is from Anopheles stephensi strain Indian chromosome 3, UCI_ANSTEP_V1.0, whole genome shotgun sequence.
GGATGGGTAAAGAGCAATCAATCTACCCGTGCCTCGCGCTACTTCCATCCTTGTTCCACCCCAACCCAGCAGTTCGCGGATGAATTCCAAATTCAAAAGCCGCATGGAcgccgggtgtgtgtgcgtgtgtgtttgtgtgcgtttaaCTGCGCTATTTCACTGTGCGTATTTTCCCCAGCACACCGGGAGTACCGGGATATTGGGGGGCGCCAGTTGCACCAATAAAACAAGCCAAACTCCACCCCTTCCGCTCCTCATCGCACGGAACCACATTGATTGTTTGGCGGATTGTGTTTACTGCTAATAGGTTTGGACACGTTCCAAATTTTGCAACCTTCCCCGTGATAATTGGCCGGCTAAAAATGTTTGACCGAATTTGGCATCCGCGAATTGGTGGCTTTTAATGCGTGCTGTGTTGTTCACGGCAATCTTCAAACCGGGAACCGTGTGACAACAATTAGGAATTTGCCCCTTCTGTGTTACATCAGTAATGTTAATCTGTCCTTTACGCAACAGAGAATCGATACTAAGCAACCAcagtgaaacacacacacgtaaagcGGCTGCAATAACCATCCACCAAATGCACTTTCCATCATAGTAGCAGTGGCATACGTTTCGCTTCAATTTATCACTCCACACGACTGACGGTGCTCTCGGCTCATCGCAGAATGCTATTAAAGTGCGACGGTCCCTCCCGCGTCAAACCCACCCCAGTTtctgcccaccaccacccgtttGGCATTCCACAGAACTGATACAAAAGGACGAAATAATTGAGTAATGCTCACGTCGCCCATCACCCGACCGACCTGTCCCTCGCGTTTTCCTCCAACAAACATAAACCATACTGCACATGCACATGCAATTACATTCACATTACGCTCGCGTCCGTCGCACCTTCTCCGTCCCTTCATCCCATCAACATGACCTGTAAGCATAAGAAGGGCACAATGAAACCGTTCTTCTCGGCATAAGTGGTTACCATCCATCCCATTCCATCTACTCCACCGCCCATCCATCCAGCCACACCGCCACCGGACGAAGGGCCCCATCAATTCGTTTCACCCATCGAGCGACGAAGAGGAACAGCATCCCTTTTTCCCATCAACAAACACTCCGTTTCCGATAGTTTGGCGGCTTCGTTGCTTTTGCTCTAGAGCGCAGCATATGTGCGCCTTTCTATCTACcgagagtgagtgagatgaaggagaaagaaaacgaGAGCGGAAGACAGATTGGAGGGGTGCGAAAGAGAACACAAATATTCGCGGATCTTCACATCGTCCGTTGGTAAAATTGTAGATTTATCATTTAAGTGGTGTCTTGTTTTGCTCTCGCGCCACCATTTCGTCGAATTACCCACCCATTAAGAGATGTATTCCCTCCCTCGATTCGCCCGCTGCTGGCCTCTgctactgatgatgatgatgatgatgatgatgatggaggtTGGCATGGCTACCTACTGCTGTAGCTGAGGTCGCACGCGTTGGGTGAATCAAgtgtctcgtttttttttcgattgcggtcgttttgttttgctctcgtTTCGTACGGCCACACTAACGGGGCACAACATATGCATGTTGTATTTTTGCATTCACGGACTTCTTCCCGGTCTCCCCTCTCTCACCTCGAGCCCTCCACCGATCGGACGGATTGCATTCGCTCGTACCAGTCTATTTAACTGTAATTAACATTTGCCTTCGCATCAACATTCAATTTGCTGTGACGGGAAGCGAAGAGTTTTATACATGTTTCCCATCCgtgcccgttttttttccttccaatggcatgggatgatgatgatgatgatgagtggtggtggtgtgctgaTGGTAAGATGCACTTGctgcaatgatgatgatgatgatgatgcagacAGTTCGTTCGTATGAAACTTACAAGcgaagcgaacgaacgagcaCGCAGATTGCAGTTGATGTAATTTGCAACTTGCGGCTGGCTCCCCATATTGGCCCCACATTCACTGCTCTGGATCGGTCTAAGACGACAGTGTTGGCGATGGCAAGTGATGGCACGGCATGCTCTTGTGACGGAGCAACCTCCTATCCGGCCAAGTTGCTCGTCCAGTACGTGTCGGTCGTTTGATTAAGGGAAGCAGCGGCTGTGATGTACCAACACATGTGGCCCATCTAACGATTTTGTCCCCCATCTTGTCTCGCTAGCACCACTCTGCcaacgtcatcatcatcatcatcgtcatcggccGTGTCTTTGAATGGGTtgtcatttatttattagcCAACCGCCGTCGACACTTGGGGCCGCAAAAGCTGATCCAAGCTAAAAGGGGAACAGTTTTAAATCTTGCAGGAAAAGTGGCATCGGTGCAACTGCTACTCACAGTATTCGGCGAGTTCTAGCCCTCGAGACATCGGCGAACCACACCGGTTAAAGGACTTTTGGATATTATTAGTGCGACCTTTTCTCAAATAGATTTTTCCCTCCTTGATTTTCCCGACGTATactcccacccacccaccgggTGTGAGACCGCACTTGAGAGCAAAACGTGAGTCTCTGGCTCTGCTGCTACTGGACGCACTTGTCAATTAACGGCTCCAGTTttcttcgtttgtttgttttgtatgaaGAAGCTGACTCAATTTTAATAgcccaccacaccacacgTCAATTAAAATATGACAACTGATCACCCCCGGGGACAGGTGATAAGGCAATGGCAATGGTAGAGGGAGCGGGGGACGCGACCGCACGAGAGGTTCACAGGCAtgcgaaaataaaacactcaaGTGTGAAAATGTGATGAAAATAACTTCACTTGCAAACAACCTTCTCAGCAGCAAATTGCACTTACCCGTGTGTGAAACGTTTAATATTTTAACGACCGTGCGCTAAACGCCATCACCTatctgcacacacacgcacaccggaaCGCACACCCACTGATGATGTtattgatgtgtgtgtgtttttttttctttttgttctccttcctttttctttatgGAGTCACTAGAATGACacttttatttcacttttccTTTGCTTCTTGCTATGGCGCGCACTGCACTCGTGTCACCGTCGTCGTGAGTGAGCAGCAAtgtaacaaataaaaaacacttCTCGACGCTATTGTCGGCTGCAGCAAGAATAATAACAACAGTAATAATTGTAGGCAATAATCAATACACTTAGGAGCGCGCGCGATGGCGTCCAGCTGGTGGGTTGGCGAAAGCGAACGAGGGACACCACTTGAAAATCAACACACCATATACCACCATCACACTGATTCAAATTGCTCAATAACTGTCACTCGCAGCAGGCCGTTGCCTGCCGCCCAATAATACCCAACGGAATCGCCAGCGCAGGCCAGCCGCCAAATGAAGATTGCTGCGACGATTGCTACGATTGTGTCGCTgccgttgttgctgctgctgggggcGAGGAGTAAATTGGTTCATTCATCTTCCCGAACACTTTTCTTCCGAAAAAGCGGTACACCGAAGAACCGGGGTACAGAGACGATGCGATTCGACATACAAAGAGcccccgcacacacacgcacgcacgcacacaaccaTATACAGGCAAAAGGGCAGTCCGTCCAGCCAGGCACCGCCAACTACTATATTTCGTAGCGTGTAACGACACGCGATCAAAACGCAACCCGTGAGGTTTTCAGAGGAATTATTATTCAATTTACTCCACACGTACGTACgtccatgcacacacacacacacacgcttggtGTCTCGCTTTGGCTGGTCTGGAGTGAAGGAAACGGAGTGCGTTTACCGTACGGTTTAGTAAGCACAGAACGAGCCTCCCTCCGAGCTTCTCCTAGCGCCGGCCTCTGTAGCTGCTCGTTGTCGTTGTTCCTAGAATAAACTCGGTCCTCTCCTTCACGGGGGCCCCCCGTCTTAATGTCCTATTCTGTGCGATTAGTGGAACAAGCAGTACAAACCCGAGTGTAAGTAGGTTTCCCGCCGGTTCGCTCTTCAATTCACAACACCACTTTTCTTGTAAGTGGTAAGCCCAGAAACGAGGGTCTGATTTAGTTTAATGCAATCATTTTTCCACCAGCGATCGGGGGAATAATTTGGACATTGGAGTTACCGCTTTTTAGACAGCAAGAAGAAAGACACTTATGATGTGATAAATTAGTGCAAAACAGGTTAATTTCCCGGATTGTTAATCCGTAGCAAGCTTAAGAATAATCAACTCTAATAATTTATATACTTTCTGCACACTTCTATCGGACTTGATGTAATTTCCAGCAgcagagaagaaaatcaattatCCCCGGCggcaattttttttgcttcacgaCCAAGCCAAAACTAACTGAACCAATTAAGCGATTTAAACAAAGCACACCGACAAGCACTCACAGCGTCAAACGACCGTCggcggatcggatcggaccgTTTCTACTGCGGACGACACACTCGCGCGGGAAATACCGACCGCAAACTGTCTCGAAAAATGGAACAGACAAACTGCCTAACTGAGTGCCGAAGAACCACTCCGGAGACGAAAAACCGGACCCCCGGAATTCAATCCATCACGCGAAGCCCACCAAACGGATTTCAATAATTAGGATGACAAAAGGAAAATATGAGATGAAGCGGATGATgccgaggatgatgatgatgacaaaCGCACGGCGGCTTTCACGCCGAAACGccgagcgagaaagagatgCGAGGAATGGTTTAACGGAAGGGAAGCTGGAGAGAgtgagtaagagagagagagagagagagagagagagagagagcccgCGCGCGAGAGGTTACTTCATTATTGCCTGCCCACGTTACCAAGTCAAAAATGTGAGGAGGATGAGCAGACGAGGAGGAGGGCACCGCCAGAGGAAAGACCTCTTGGAAAAACGCTTAAACGGTGCTCTTAATTGAAACAAACAGTGACAAGCGCGAAACGATCCAGAACAGGGCTGAGCGAGACAGAGATGAACAACGGCGCGCACACGATGGCAATAATAACAAGAGCGGAGTGTACTaatagcagtagcagcagcattacCACCatcaaacaacagcaacagcagcagcaacagctaaGCGCGCCTCGTAACCGACACCCGAAAagtgaacctttttttttgttcaacccCTGTTTAGCTTATTTTTCCTCTCCGGGGCGGAAgccctccaccaccaccaccaccaccactaccaccttCCCATAGGGGTTGGGAAAATTCACCGAAACTATACCGTCACCCAAAGTCCCGAACACTGCTCGCACAGTTCGCTCGCCCGCACTACTCTGTGTCAATTTATCGACtattaacacacaaaaactccGAATGTCAATTTACAACTGAAACCATTTGTCTGATTTGAGAAACAAACACATCAGGAAAGCAGTAAAAGATAATCGACTCCCCGCGCGCACTAATGGAGCATAGAATTACATTCATATTcatcgcacacacaacaccatcatcattccgTATATTATTACTGCTACCGTCGCCGTACCGTGCTTCCCATCTTTCCCGTCCACAGACAATTCCGGCCggcacgcgaaggagtgagcgagcgagtaggtgagcgagagagagagagcgaacgaaTGGGTGTGGATGTGTGAGTAGCCGCTGTGAGAAAGTGTGCGGATGCTCGTCGCAAgcgtgagaaagagagacacacacagccgAAAGAGCAGGTTGTGCAAATCGGAGCAGGCTGGCACGATGGTAGCCGTGCAACACAAACGCACCGACCGCGCACATGTGGCTGTGGTAGTAGCTGGTGCTTTATTGCGCTTGTTAAACGGCATACGTACGTTTGAATCGTTGGTTGGAAGGAGGATGTATGGTGGGGAGGAGAAGGATGAGGGGAGGGAAATTGGAAAAACGATTCTGATTTGAATGTCCCTACTCATATGTATATAATTTTCGCTTTATTCTCTACTGCCACACTCCTCCCGCGCCGTGCCGCTTCTTGCTTCGAGCAAAGTTGTCATCAACTCAAAAGGGGGCAGATGGAGCAGTAGAGCAGGCGGGTGAGAGGAAAGGAGGCAGCGAGAACGTACACGATACAAGTGTATCATCATCTTCGTTATCTGCTGAGCGCGAGCGAGTAAGTGCCCGGTAACTATGGCATCGCAATCGCACGCACGCTGCTGCAGCATCTGAACACACATCAAGAGGAAAGGAAAGTAATGTCGCCTTCGTTTAAGCGCTCACCGTACGTACGGCGCTTTAATTCGCACTTGTCTTGGgaactctctcgctctcgctctctctttcgctttcAAGAAAGCATCGAGAACAACAACATTACGTCCGCTGATTGATGTACTGCGAACATTTTATTAGCTGCGACGATGAAAAACGATATTAGATCAACTTACCGGTCGACCAATTGGGTGTGTTGCCACGGTACCGCGCACACACTGCTGATGAGGGCTGTGGCGGGAAAGTGTCCTTCCTGTTTCCAATTCTCGTTTTGGCTATTTCGAAGGGTAAAAAGGTTCATGAATCGATCAATCGAGGGATACGGCTGTCTTTTCCATCAAATGCGTAATAGCATTTAGTTTGGTGAAAGGTATTCTACGAATTAGGAGTAATAAAATGTTATTCATTTggaattttgttttcgtcaaaaataagaaaatcgTTGCAAGGGTAGGTTATTAACACTACAGGACCGGGTATCAAATCCTATCGGAACCGTCTCGCCATACTAAAAAgaagggagaagaaaagctCAACTCTAGAAGGGTAGTAACAACAAACTGGCCTACAATTGCATTACTCACTTAATAAGGTTGCACGAAAGTGCATTAACATAATTAATATAAAATCACGCCTAATCATAAAGTGTTGATATGCGGTACCAGAGTACTAGCCGGCCAAGCAATTAAATTGCCGATTAATTTAAACACAGTTTTCTCTTTGCGACTTAGCAACAGGCTCAGTCTGGGTTCAAATCTTGACGATCTTTAACGTAATCTATAATAGAATTTTTTGTTCTCATtattcaacacaaaacaaatagaaaCATTATGTAGACCAAATTCTATGCCTCACATAAATTTTTActtaaaaattgaattaaatcaaGAAAGAATCTGTCCGTAATCCAATGCGTGTTGTGTACAAGCGCCTTCTGCGATCAATGCGATGTTTTTTCGATGTTTTGCGCTCATCTGTCAGTGTTGTCggtttgtgtttatttatgtGAACTGTCAAACATAGATTCTTGGAGCGACAGATTTTCCAACTTTTCCTCgaattttccacattttcGGTGTACAACAAAATTTTCCTGAAGTGATTTAGAATTTAAACACACTAGATTTTCAGTATTACGCGTTGAAAACTGCTTAATATGTATATTATTCCAATATTTGACCGAAACTTGTATGACTTCGTATGTGCACATCAGGGTTAAAGCCGGTGTTATCAttaaaacaagacaaaaacaaaaaaacagtaaataaCTCTCCATTTACCGTTTCAAAGTGTTCCTTCCGGCAATCGGGTATGAGCCGTGGAACTGTACGGTGCAATTGCCACACGGCACAATCACCATGAAGCAGGTTTTTGTTGGTCAAATCGTGCACTGCAAATCGCTGGACGAGCTAGAGTTATTTGAGGATGGCTTCGTAGCGGTAAACGATGGCAAGGTAAGGCAAAAGGTGTTGCGGAAAATCCTAATCAAACGCTTGGTAAAAGACAGTCATTGTAATTCGACTCGTTTTAGATCGAATCCGTTGGCCTTCGCTCTCAACTGGATGCACTGCCAGCATCCGAATCGTACGAGCGAATCTTGTTATCACCGTCGCAATTCCTTCTTCCCGGTCTCATCGATTGTCACATACATGCGCCGCAAGTTCCCAACATTGGTCTCGGGCTAGATAAGCCGTTGCTGGAGTGGTTGGAATCGTACACCTTCCCGCTGGAAGCTAACTACCGTGACGTCGAGTTTGCCTCGCGAGTGTACAAGTATGTGGTGGTAAGCTGTCTGTTACTGTTACCGTGCCTCTTGATGTGAGGAGGGGATTGGTTAATTATGCATCAACTTCCAATTCCACCCACCACAGAACACCACAATCAATCATGGTACGACAACGGCCTGCTACTTTGGTTCCATTTTTACGGAAACGAACAAAATTCTGGCGGACGAGATGGTGCGCCAGGGACAGCGGGGCTTTGTGGGGAAAGTGTCTTCCAACCGCATGTGTCCGGACTTTTACGTGTAAGAGCAGTGCGCTGCTTTCTCATCTTTGCTTTCAAATCCTAATTGGAGCCGCTTTTGGTTTATTGCAGCGAGTGCGATACGGAAACATCCGTAAAGGACAACGTCAACTTCATACGGTACGTGACGGGGCTGAACAGTGAGCTGGTAAGCCCCATCGTCACGCCCCGATTTGCCATCACCTGTGACGAAGAGCTGCTGCGCGAGCTTGGCAAGCTGGCCAAACAGTACCGACTCAACATCCAGACGCATGTGTCAGAAAACTTGGGAGAAATCGAAACGGTCAAGCAGCAGTTTCCAGGCGCTCCACACTACTCCGGAGTGTACGATGAGGTTGGACTGCTGACGGACCGAACCGTGCTGGCACATGGCGTGCATCTGGAAGAGGCCGAGTTACGGGTACTCTCTGCCCGCGGCACATCCATCGCACACTGTCCAAGCTCTAACACCAATCTCGGGTCCGGGTTTTGCGATGTGCTCCGTTTGCTGAACGCTCGCGTTAAAGTTGGCCTGGGAACGGATGTATCCGGCGGCAGTGACATGAGCATACTGGCTGCGATGCGTGCCGCACTTGGCGTTTCGCAGCATTTAAACTTCATGAAAACGCAGGACGTGAAGGGGACGGGCAGGGTCGAGCAAGGTGCAGCTAAGGATGGAGCGAAGTACATTCCACTAACGTACCAGCAGGCCCTCTTTTTGGCCACTCTCGGCGGTGCTCAGGGTAAGACCAGTGTGGCGGGTGTTCCTGCTTTAAACAATCCGCTCTAACATGTTGCCTTtacttttaatttatattCCAGCACTGGCGCTGGACAAGCAGGTGGGAAATTTCGAGACAGGAAAGCAGTTCGACGCACTGCTGATTGATACGGACCGTCAGCCCATCGGAGGCTATAAACTGCCGCAGAGCTtaacgaaggaaaaaaccAAAGTGCAATTATTGTTGGAGCTTGTCCAAAAATTCGTGTACGTTGGTGATGACAGAAACATTGTCGGTGTGTATGTCGCTGGCAAGCAAATTAAAGCATAAAATGTGAGCTCTATTCAAAGACGCGATCTTACTGCTTCAATAAAGCCAGCCACTATGAAGTAGACAAGGTCGAAAATTGGAAGGTTTGTGTTTGGCAGCGTGAAGAAAATTGATTGTAcagcgtgcgtgcgtgtttgaGCATGGGTTTAAGCGTTATCAAACGGTGATTCGGTCCACGCCGGGGGTTATCACTGCTTGACGAGATGGAACACTGTTTGTGATGCGTTGTTCCCGATGGGTTGTAACTTTAGCGTAATGCCTCTAGAAATGCCGGGAGCAAAAGATCAGACACAACCTGTTCCGGTGGTCTCGAAACCATTGATCGGGTCGAA
It contains:
- the LOC118511930 gene encoding guanine deaminase, producing the protein MKQVFVGQIVHCKSLDELELFEDGFVAVNDGKIESVGLRSQLDALPASESYERILLSPSQFLLPGLIDCHIHAPQVPNIGLGLDKPLLEWLESYTFPLEANYRDVEFASRVYKYVVNTTINHGTTTACYFGSIFTETNKILADEMVRQGQRGFVGKVSSNRMCPDFYVECDTETSVKDNVNFIRYVTGLNSELVSPIVTPRFAITCDEELLRELGKLAKQYRLNIQTHVSENLGEIETVKQQFPGAPHYSGVYDEVGLLTDRTVLAHGVHLEEAELRVLSARGTSIAHCPSSNTNLGSGFCDVLRLLNARVKVGLGTDVSGGSDMSILAAMRAALGVSQHLNFMKTQDVKGTGRVEQGAAKDGAKYIPLTYQQALFLATLGGAQALALDKQVGNFETGKQFDALLIDTDRQPIGGYKLPQSLTKEKTKVQLLLELVQKFVYVGDDRNIVGVYVAGKQIKA